TTTACTGCGCCTTTATCTTTTCATAAAGAACTAGATTATGTTGCAATATGCTTTTCTCCAAATAAATTAGATAAATTCACTTTAGATTGGGCTAAACCAGATAATTTCGTTCATGAAGAAAAGATATATGAAAAGTTTGAAGAAAACGAAGCGTCTGAATTACTAACAAAAGCAATACAGGCTTATAAACCAACTCACGAAGGCGTAAAGCCAAAAAGAAAAGAAGAAGAAAATGAAAGAGGAGAAATAGGTAGATTTCAAGTAATGGCATTACTTCAGGCGGCTAGATATTATTTACTTTATAAGGATTTAAATAAAGCGAAGTCATTTGGATTAAATAGAGCAATATTTTATGCCTGGGCAAAATACCATAGAGGATATGAGAAAAAGCCTATGCAAAGAATTACTCCTTCTGCAATAAGGAAAGATAGAATATTAACAACTGTTGCAGGAGAGGAAGTATATGAAGATTTAGAGTCAGGTTACTACGTAATAGGTGATAAAGAACAGACTCCTGAGGATTATGACAAGGAAATAAAGGAAAAAATAGAAGTTATTATACCATACGAAAAAGCTTGGGATTCTGCCGTACAATATCTTTCAACTTTTCCCAAAGAAACTTTAGAAAATCAGAGAGCTTTCTTTCAAAATGCATATTTGCCAGTAAGGGATGAATTTATAGAAAAAGTAGTAAAAAGGAAAAAATCTGGTATAGATGCATATTTTTCATGAGAGAATTAAACTTTTCTCCTAGAATTCAATCCTTACAAAAAAACTTTGAACAGGAAATGGTACTAACTTAAAACCTAGTAAAGATATTCAATCTTATAACTAGAGTACTTAGTATACGTTAATCGTAATGTCGTCAGATAATCTGAAATCAGATGATAGATTGAAAAAAGTGTTAACTAGACGTGAATTAACTTATCTTTCTTTAGGAGGAATTATTGGCTCTGGTTGGTTATTTGCTCCTTTAGCTGCTGCGGCTTACGCTGGTTATTATTCGATTTTTTCTTGGATAATAGGAGGAATTATGATGATATTAATTGCATTATCGTATGCAGAAGTATCTTCTATGTTACCTAAATCCGGAGGAATTATAAGATATCCTCATTATACTCATGGGAGAATAGTAGGATTCTTTATGTTTTGGACATATTTAATCTCAGCTATATCAACAGTATCTATAGAAGCAGTAGCTACGACCACTTACTTATCTCATTTCTTTCCTTCATTATACTCTTCTGGAAATCTAACAATGGAAGGAATTCTAGTTACGTATATTCTGCTGGTATTGTTCTTTTTTGCAAATTACTTTGGAGTAAAAGGATTAGGAAGAATAAGTCATGGAATAGGATGGTGGAAATTAATAATACCTTCATTAACTGCTTTAATACTATTTGCATTCTTCAATTATACTAATTTTTCTCTACCAGTATCTAACGCAATAAATGGAACATTATATGCAATACCAGCATCTGGGATAGTGTTCTCTTATCTAGGTTTTAGGCAAGCTATAGAATATGGAGGAGAAGGAAAGAATCCACAGAAGGATATTCCGTTTGCAATAATCTCATCTCTAGTTATATCAATGATTATATTTACAGTATTAGAAATTGGGTTTATAGGAGCATTAAACTGGTCAGCAATAGGCATACAGCCTGGGAATTGGAATTCGCTAATTACATCCTCAATAAGTAATTCTCCGATACTATCAATATTTAAGATTCATTCATCTTCTTTACTTCTGGCATTAGATATTTGGATTTCAATCTTAGTATTCGATAGCATAATATCTCCTGCAGGAACTGGAATAATATATACTGGAACTTCTGTTAGAACACTTTTTGGATCTTCCAATAATGGATACTTACCAAAAATATTTTCGGAAGTAAATAAAAGAGGAATACCATTTATTTCGCTTATAATTTCAGTTATAGGAGCAGCTATATTTCTTCTTCCAATTCCTTCTTGGTACTCCATAGTTAACATTTCTTCTTCAGCTACAGTATTGACGTATATTATGGGAGGGATAGGGTTACACTCATTTAGAAAAAACTATCCAAATCTGAAAAGAGTTTATTCCTTATCAAATTGGAAAATTATATCTCCTTTATCTACCATAATGGCAGGACTGCTAGTTTATTGGTCTGGATTTTCTACACTATTTTATATTATAGTTATAGGATTCATAGGATTATCTATATACTTGGTATTTTATTCAAAATATCCTATAATGAATGTCATATCAATGTTTGCTATACTGATTTCTTCCATTTTATTTTATAATGCTACATCAAGTTTAAGTATAGGAAATAATCTGGCATTTTTACTTTTTATTCTATTATTTACAGGATTTGCGATATTAGAGTTACTTTTCCTGAAAATAGACAAAAACGAAATTAGAGCAACATATTGGCTAGTTCCATTTCTTTCTTCTATGCTTTTGCTATCTTATCTTGGTCCATTTGGATTAAACGATTTAATACCATTTCCATATGATATACCAATAGTTTCAGTTGTAATCTTGGTATTTCACTATCTTGCAGTAAAAAATTCAATACCAAATCTGATAGAGGAAAAACTTGAAGCTGAATAATAATTAAATATTTTTTATAGATACTATAAAAATTCAAAATACTTCATAATATATAGCGATAACGGTTTCGATAAAACTTAAAAGTAGAGTAGATAAGATAAAATTATGAAGCAGTGTCCTAGATGCGGATATATGAACGACGATATTTCAAAATACTGTATTAACTGCGGTTATCAATTAGATCTTCCAGCTCCAAAGAAACATAATTACAAGAAAATAGCTATTCCTTCAGCTATAGCAATAATAGTTGCGTTGGCATTTGTAATAGCCTTACCAACTGTTTCTGCATTAATGAATTCAGGCTCGTCCGTTATAGTTCTTTCCGCATCAGATGCACATAACATATTTGGAGGAACATGGACTGTAATAGAAAATCAAACATTCTTAAAAGAATATCCAGAAGAAAATATAACAATTCAATATGCTAATGGCACAATAATACAAATACCTTATTATCATAGTATAAAGTCAATAGATCACGAAGTTATGATAGGAAATATCAGCGGTACTCAGACCAAATTAGTTATAAACGTAATTCAGACTACTACTAATACATTCTTCAACAGATTTATGGTCCACAATAGAATGGGATTTGGTCAAATGATTAACATAATGATGTTTGGTCATAACAGATGGCAAGGATGGAATGCACAATTCTCATTTAATGAAACAACTTATGACGGATATACTATATATTATATAGCTTCTAATATCCCATATGCTCATACAAACTTTATAGCAGTAAAGAATAAAACGATAATAGAAATTTCGTTAAATAATTATACTGCTACATTAAGTGAGATGGAGGAAGCATTAAATAATATCGTATAAACAAATCTTTTTAAAATATTTTTTGTTTATATATTATTTAATTTAGTCTAATTAGTTAATTAGATCAATAATTTGTTACTTCGTAGTTCAATAATAGGAAAAACTTATATTGTAAGAGTCATTAGTCTTTTTTGCTATGCTACTAACATTACTTGTTTCATTACTTTTAGCCTCACTAATAGCTGGCCTCTTGGGTTCATTGACTGGTTTAGGTGGAGGAGTAGTTTTAACTCCAATTCTTGTACTCTTTCTAGGAATACCTATAGACTACGCAATAGGAGCTAGTTTAATTTCTACAATAGCTACTTCAGCATCTTCCGGATCTAGATACTTATCAACTGGATTAGCACACATGAGGGTTGCAATATCGTTAGAAATTGCAACTACTACTGGAGCAGTTACTGGATCATTATTGGAATATGTTATAGAAAAAGCTCATCTTTTTACCTTATTAGACATATTATTTGGTGCAATCTTAATTTTCTCAGTTATTCCAAATTTTGTAAGAATGGGAAGTGAAATTCCAGAATATAAAGATGATCCTAAACCAGACTTAGCATATAAATTGAAATTATATGGAACATATTACGATCTAGCTCTGGATAAGCAAGTAAAATACAGAGGAAGAAGATATCCAGTAGGACTTTTCGGAATGTATATTGCAGGTTTAGTCTCAGGTTTACTAGGAATAGGTTCTGGTGCTTTAAAGGTTCTAGCAATGGATTTAGGAATGGGATTGCCATTTAAAATTACTACTGCCACTAGCAGTTTTATGATAGGCGTTACTGCAGCAACTAGTTCAGGAGTATATTGGGCACTAGGAATGATAAGTCCAGTAATAGTAGCAGTTACAATACCTGGAGTCTTTATAGGATCTAATCTAGGTTCAAGATATCTTAATAAGATGCTAAGTAGAAGGCTAAGACAGATTTTCACTTTAGTGTTAATACTTTTAGGTATTCAATTAATTTTGAGAGGTGTTGGAATATTCTAAATGAAAAATCCTTAATATCTAAGACATTAAGATATGGAGTCATAATTGCTGCTGCTCTTGTTGTATTTGGTTTAGTTTATTTTGTGATTCAGAATCCTAACGCTAATATATATCAGTTTAATACAACTGACGTGAGTCTAACAGATTATACTAATCCTTTAACTATATCATTATATGGTGTTATAGTACTTATATCTCTACCGATAATAATAGTTTTTGAGCAAGTTATCCTCTATATGATTGAAAGAGATAAAATATATATAGCTATAAGCTTATTTGTATTTTTAATGCTAGTATTTGCTACCACATTATTACCTAGATTATTGCATGTGATTTTCTAAATGTTATAAAATATTTTTTGCTTGCTACAATCGTATATAGTTTTCATAATAGAAGATTTGACGTTTAAGAACTTGAAAAATTACTTCAATAAATATTTCCATTTTATCTTAAAATAATAGAATATAAATTAATACCCTTAAACAAGCAACATAATATAATTACGTTGACTAATAATTTTAATAACAATCACTGTTAATTACTACTATGTTATCACCAATAGAGTTTTTTGTTGAAATAGTCTTTATTAGCGCATTATCAGGTATATTAGGTGCTTTAACTGGGCTAGGAGGTGCTACATTTCTTGTTCCTATATATACATTGTACTTGAGTGTTCCAATTCAATATGCTTCTGGAGCCAGCTTAATATCAACTATTGCAACTTCAAGTGGTGCTGCTAGTGCTTACGTTAAAGATAAGATAACTAATGTTAGAATTGGAATGGGTTTAGAAATAGCTACTACTAGTGGTT
This genomic window from Acidianus manzaensis contains:
- a CDS encoding APC family permease, which encodes MSSDNLKSDDRLKKVLTRRELTYLSLGGIIGSGWLFAPLAAAAYAGYYSIFSWIIGGIMMILIALSYAEVSSMLPKSGGIIRYPHYTHGRIVGFFMFWTYLISAISTVSIEAVATTTYLSHFFPSLYSSGNLTMEGILVTYILLVLFFFANYFGVKGLGRISHGIGWWKLIIPSLTALILFAFFNYTNFSLPVSNAINGTLYAIPASGIVFSYLGFRQAIEYGGEGKNPQKDIPFAIISSLVISMIIFTVLEIGFIGALNWSAIGIQPGNWNSLITSSISNSPILSIFKIHSSSLLLALDIWISILVFDSIISPAGTGIIYTGTSVRTLFGSSNNGYLPKIFSEVNKRGIPFISLIISVIGAAIFLLPIPSWYSIVNISSSATVLTYIMGGIGLHSFRKNYPNLKRVYSLSNWKIISPLSTIMAGLLVYWSGFSTLFYIIVIGFIGLSIYLVFYSKYPIMNVISMFAILISSILFYNATSSLSIGNNLAFLLFILLFTGFAILELLFLKIDKNEIRATYWLVPFLSSMLLLSYLGPFGLNDLIPFPYDIPIVSVVILVFHYLAVKNSIPNLIEEKLEAE
- a CDS encoding zinc ribbon domain-containing protein, translating into MKQCPRCGYMNDDISKYCINCGYQLDLPAPKKHNYKKIAIPSAIAIIVALAFVIALPTVSALMNSGSSVIVLSASDAHNIFGGTWTVIENQTFLKEYPEENITIQYANGTIIQIPYYHSIKSIDHEVMIGNISGTQTKLVINVIQTTTNTFFNRFMVHNRMGFGQMINIMMFGHNRWQGWNAQFSFNETTYDGYTIYYIASNIPYAHTNFIAVKNKTIIEISLNNYTATLSEMEEALNNIV
- a CDS encoding sulfite exporter TauE/SafE family protein, with the protein product MLLTLLVSLLLASLIAGLLGSLTGLGGGVVLTPILVLFLGIPIDYAIGASLISTIATSASSGSRYLSTGLAHMRVAISLEIATTTGAVTGSLLEYVIEKAHLFTLLDILFGAILIFSVIPNFVRMGSEIPEYKDDPKPDLAYKLKLYGTYYDLALDKQVKYRGRRYPVGLFGMYIAGLVSGLLGIGSGALKVLAMDLGMGLPFKITTATSSFMIGVTAATSSGVYWALGMISPVIVAVTIPGVFIGSNLGSRYLNKMLSRRLRQIFTLVLILLGIQLILRGVGIF
- a CDS encoding DUF1634 domain-containing protein, which encodes MSKTLRYGVIIAAALVVFGLVYFVIQNPNANIYQFNTTDVSLTDYTNPLTISLYGVIVLISLPIIIVFEQVILYMIERDKIYIAISLFVFLMLVFATTLLPRLLHVIF